The genomic DNA CTGCTGCTTTGTTCCAGAGGTAGTTTTCAATATCCTGATCTTTGGTGACATGACTGGAGGTGTTGAGAATTGCGCTGTAGTTCACCCCGTCCACTCCAGGCCGGAGGAGAATTACGGTCCCCGGAGCGGCGGTTACTTTGCTGATGTTTTCCGACGGCAGTGGCGGTTGCGGGGGGGTATCTGAAGCTCCCGCGAGGAGAATAACTGCGAGTATGGCCGCGACTACAAGAATGATTGCGGTTATTATGAGAAGGTGTGTGTTTTTCATGATATTTTTCCTTAGAGAATGATCCAGAGGAGGAAAAAGTAACAGATGACGACACCTATCCCAAGAAGAAGGAACAGTCTGATCTTTTTTGGCTCGGCATTGTTCTTCCGCATCTGACGGAATGCATATGCATAGAGAGTGACTGTGACTATGATGAGCAGAAAATAGCCAATGACCATGAAGGTGTTCATGATCTTTTACCGAAAAATTTCTGCAACTCACCACAGGCAGCGTTGAACTCAAAGGTTAGTCCGTTGAATAGCAGACCGAACACGACGCCGAACGTGTAGATGGAATATGTTCCTGCGAAAAACTGCGAGTAGTTTGTCATCAAAACATATCCGAATGCTGCGATGCAGATTAACAGGACGGCAAAGAGGAAGAGGCGGAGTATGTTCGCTCTTTTTCCTATGCAGACCGGCTGGTCATCTGCATTTTGTGCGGTAAGAGTTGTCATCCGATACATGGCAGAGAGCGTGAGGATGCCGATAATGATGCCTGCGATGTAGAGCGCCATGCAGAATTCTGAGGTGAGTTCTGCGTGATCTCCATACCATGAAAGTACTCCGCCAAGGATAAAGGAGAGTACAAGCGGAAGGATCACGATGAGTGAGGCGGTAAAGCGGTTGTGCATTTTTTTTGTTCCTGATTTTTCAAATTTTTTCAATTCAGATCTGCTGTTCCTCATACAACAGTTCGTTTGGGAAATAGTAGATGATGGCGACTGCGGTAAAGCCTATCGCAAGACCTATGATGTACGATAGTGGGGCGAAGCCGATTTTTTCCGGCATGTAGCTGCTGAGGAGATATGCAACCCATACTACGATGCCTGCAAAGATGAGGAGAATTGATGTAAGGATTGCGATGCCGGATTTTTTCAGGACTACGTTTTTGGTGTCTTTTGTTTCACGGACATCGAGCAGAAATGCGGCAAACATTACGGCAAAGCCGATGAGAAGACCAAAGCAGTAGGTGAGCAGGGAGAGTTCCGGGCTTGATCCTGCGAAGGCTTCGTAACTTCTGAGAGGTGTGGCCATTGTGAGGGAGCCGAGGATGAGGATGGCGTAGAGTATCCATTTTGTGCGTTTGCCAAACATTTTTGATATATTGATGGTATTGGAAATGAGCCAATATAATAATTGTGGACAAAGTATGATACTTTGGGAGCGGCGGGTTTGGTAAAGTGTGAGATTGTGATCAATAGCTATATTAGAGGTTATCAGCAATTGTTTTTGTATGCGTCGCTGGATTCTCATTCTCTGTCTTCTTGGTATTTTGCTGAGCGGAACAGGGATGGTGTCCGCAGAGATGGTTGGGAACTATACTATCTGGGATATGGAAATCAGCCCGATGTATGAAGAGATTGTTCCCATAGATGACGGAAAAGAGATCGTCCTTGTTGAAGGATGGGGTTATTTAGAAATCTGGCGACAGATAGTTATTACGGACTTGGTTGCCATTTTTGAGGGAACAGTCCTCGAGTGGCCTCTCATCATTTTCTCTCCGGTTATCTTTGCTCTTCTTGGATTCATTTCTGTATTTATCTACACGTCCCGGAAAAATCAAAAGATCTCCCTGCCTCAGGAAAAAATTCTTGCTTATCTTCATGATAATTCAGGCTCTACCCAGCAGCAGATCATCTCTGCTGTGGGAGCCTCCCGCGGCTCTGTCTGTTATCATCTGCATGCTCTTGAGAAACAAAATAAAATTCATCCGGTGACCCGCGACGGACGTTCCTTCTATTACACCAGTAAAGATCCGGGCGACATGCTGGAGCAGACAATTCATTATCTCCTCTCGCGGGAAAAGTCCGGGAAATTTTTACAGACCCTGTATCTTCATCCGGGAATTACGAGAAAGGAGCTTGCGGGGCAGCTTGGAATAACGCCTGCTACTGTCCGGTGGTATCTGATCCGGTACATGGATGAACGGGTTTGCAGAACAGAAAAATGCGGAAAGGAGTACTGCTACTCGCTCACGGATGAGGCGAGAGAGATCTGTGAGCGGTTTGCGGAGGAGAGTGTTGCGGGAAAAAAAGATCAGGAACGTTATGAGTAATGATGGGAAAAAAATTGTGAGTTGATTTTGTTTACAGAATTTTTGCGGAAGAAAAATGATGAAGTTGATCAAACCGACAAAAGATCAAAGTCTATCGATGGGCATCGGATTCTGCGACGGTCTGGGAAGTTCACGATCTGAATAGGCAACATGCAGAGGGTTTGTCGTGTTCCGCGTATACTCCCGATTTTGTACTGGAGAGATGTAGATACAGTCATCTGTCAGATAAATCACACCTGAGATCAGATTGGTATCTGTGATCAGCAGTTCAATCCGGGAGTTGGGTAAGTCTGTAATCGTTCCTTTGTACATTGTCCGGACTCCGTTCGGATCTCCGAACACAATAAAACCTGGCGAAACAGCAGTCATTTCAGCGGTATAGGGCTGGCCGTACAATGTGATTGGCAGAGTAAGATTCTTCCACTCTTCCGGATGCAGTTCGACAAAAGAGAGCAGAGTAAACGATCCTGAGTCGGTGGTTTTGGTAGAAAATACGTCGGGTATCTGAATTGGACCATAGTTCTGTGTAGCAGTCTGAAATCCCTGAGAGAGTTCCAGACCAGTACTGTCTCCTGAGGATATGACAATGCTGTGTCCGGGAATGGTGAAGACGGGCGGTTTTGCGTCCTGCACGTCCATGGATAATATCATCCAGAGTCCAAGAACAAGTACGCAGATTAGGAGTAATGTTATCAAGGCTGTCGATTTTTTCATGTGTGTTCTCCGTTAAATATGTCAAATTTTTTTGGTCAAATATGTGGGGAGAGGGGTATCCAGATATGTCATCTGTTCATTATGAGGGAATCGAAGATGAGTGGAAATCTGAGAATTTGTTTTGTGCGTTTGCCGAACATTGTTGTTCTGTTTTAAGTTTCTTGATGCTATTGGAAATGAACCAAGATAATAATTGTGGACAAAACCTCATACAAAAAATGAATACATAAAAATATTGCATTTAGACCACAATGAATTTTGTGACGAAACCGGTAATTACTATCATAACCGACGTGAAGATGGTGAGAACAAGGGCAAAATATAATAGAACTCTGTTTTCAAGAAGAGAAGATCGAATTTCATTGAATATGATGGCTGCTACCAAAAACAGTATAAATGGAAATACATAAAAAAATAGAGATATTGGGTTGAACACTTCTTACACCCGAGCGTAATGGTAATTCGCATCTTGAGCTGCGATATATGCTTGAACAAGGGCTATTGCTGCTGCAAGTCCCATTCCAGCTGCAGTTACAGCTGAAACTAATGCACCTATTCCTATTCCCACACCAGTAAGTGCGCCAATACCCACGGGTACAAGTGCGAGATCAGCTGCAGAAGCTGTTGCAGCGAATGCTGCCTCTGCAAGGAGACAGGAATCAACTGCCTCCTTAAACCCATTGAGATCAGCTGTGTTTTGTGCGTTTTCAAAGCATACTTTGCCTACTCTGTCAGTGTTACTGATTTCCCACAGTTTATTTCCTGGATAAAAAGTGTACCTAACACCGAACCATAAACTACTTCCAGAAAATGAATCTGCCTGAATACTTAATGTTGATAATGAATTCGGATATGATGATATCTGCTGTTCATCAGATATGATTATCACGGTAGATATCCCCGTGTCTATGTACTTCTCTTCCAAAATGACAGTATTATTACTAGGGTAGAAAACTGATGTTGAAATTGTACCTCCTCCAGTTACTGTTGAGACTCTCTCACCAGTACTTGTGTAGGATATATCCACAGCATACGTGATACCCTCATAGGTAAATGTCTGATTTACGGTTGGTTCCTGAGCGAACACTCCGGGAAATAAAGAAAATATCAAACAAAGACAGATCATTACTGTAATAGTTTTCATTTTAGTTTTTTTCATTTTAATTACATCCTAAATAGTTTTTGATTATGTCGATCACGAATTCTGAGTTTCAGATCCATGTCTTGAATTTCGGCAACACCGGAATACCTATCGTCAGGTATGACATATCCATCATTGCCATTTTGGTGTCGGATACCGGAGAGTAATTTTTGCGGATTTTCTCCGGCCTCCTGCTTGGCGAATAGTAATTCACCAAAACACAGTGCACTAACTTCAGCGTATCTATGTTTTCGGGATTGTATGTCTCAATCCACAATTCAATATATAGTTTCTGCAATTATGAGTCTGTTGATCACAAACTAGGATTTCAATGGAAAAATCCAAGTTTATGATCAATAACTATATCAATACATTTGACGACTACTTGTGATGACAAAAAGAGTAGTGATTGTTTTCGGTATCATTATATTGCTCATATGTAGTATAATCATGCCGGTGGGAGCAAACAACAGTGGTAGTGAGGTAAATAACCACCTAAAAACAGAATTTATTTCTGTAGATGTTACTCGGGCAACACCAATTGAAGGAGCGGTAAGAGAGGGGTCCACAAATCAGCATACCTATTATGTAAATTCAGGATCAACAGAAATTAATATCGAAGTTCGCTGGATACTTTCACCAGATAATAATGATTTAGAACTGGTTGTAATATCCCCAACTGGCCAGATAATGGGACGATTTACAGATGGCAGTGATGGAAACATAAATGGCGTTATCCCAGTGCGATTACGTGCCTCGTCGCTACCAACAGGTACCTGGAATTTTTGGATATCGGGAATTACTGTTAAAACCACACAGAGATACACAATCGCACTAAATGCACTTTAGATCATTAAAAAAAATGGGCATTAATCTTGGCATTCCTGTCCTCATAACAACAATATTATTTTCTTGTAGCTCATGCTGTGTCTCTGCTGAAATAATGCAAAATTACACTATTGGTGGAATTGAAGTAAGTTTAATCAACGAACCATTAGTTCCCATTGATGATGGTACGGAAATTCATACAGTGAGTGATTTTGAATCTCTGACAGTAGTTAAAGACCATATCATATTTCAAATTTACCAAATATCCAAAAATACGCCTTTTGAAGGCCTTGTAATTATCTTATCCCCTATCATATTCATTTTACTTGGGTTTTTTGGCATCCTTAGATTTACCTCGAACAAAAAACGGGAAGAATCTCAACTACCAGAAAAGATCATATCATATATCAAAAATCATCCCGGTTGTACCCAGAAACAACTTATTGAATCAATGAACTGCTCACGTGGTTCTGTCTGCTATCATTTGAACAAACTTTTAGACAAACCAAATAAATTGCAAAGAATATACTCAGGCAGCATCCCGCAGTATTATCTCGCAACAGTAAAGGACATCGACAAAGATCCTCTTGAGGAGGGCATCAGGCAGCTTCTATCCAGAAAGAAATCCGGGAGACTGTTAAAAGCACTCTATGAACATCCCAATGCAACAAGAAAAGAACTCGCAGCCTCTCTTAACGTCCTGCCAAAAACAATTCACTGGTACATCCATACATATGCTGATGAGAGAATTATCATCATAGAAAAAAATAGTTCCGAGTACCGATACTCACTCACGAATGAAGCAACGCAAATCTATGAACGCCTGACAAAAATTTCTTGTGAAGAACCTGTACCGCGGGCAAGCACCTGAACGAGCGTTTCTTTTTTTCGCAGAAAATTATTTTTCACAGAGTCGTGAGAAAAAAATTTACATTACAAATTTCTCAAAAAAAGATTTAAACAAAAATAATCAGAATAAAAATCGCCATTGGCGATTTTTTCATTCGTGCTATTCGCGTTTCTCTCGAAATCAGCTACGCAGCTTCGGCTGCGTAGCAACAGCCTTCGCGATCAGCGAAATGCCTGCCTGCACATCCCTCAGATCCACAACCTCGACCGGCGAGTGAATATACCGTGCCGGAACAGAAACCGGAACACTCGGAATACCCCCACGCTCAAAATTGATCGCAGACGCATCCGTATTACCGCCGTCTCCTACCTCGACCTGAACCGGAATATCAAACTTCTTACCCGTCTTCACCAGCCAGGAAACAACACGCGGATCGGCAATGTGCCCGCGGCCTGACGCAGAAACCGCCACAACAACAGGACCCTTCCCCATAAACACCGGAGCCTTTCTCCGCTCAATGCCCGGGGAGTCTCCGGGAATCGTCACATCAGTTGCAATCGCAACATCAGGATTCAGCGTAAACGAACTCGTCTTCGCACCCTTCAGACCAACCTCCTCCTGCACCGTAAACACCGCATAAATCGTATGCTTTGTCTCCATCTCGCGAAGCGCCCCAATCAGCATCGCACAACCTGCACGATTATCAAACGCCTTGCCGGTCACAACAGTTCCCGACAGCTGAGCAAACTCGCGGTCGATCGTTACCGGCGTACCGACAGAAATTCCCAGAGCCTCAACCTCTTCAGGACTCGTCGCACCCACATCAATAAACATATCCTCAAAACCGACCGGCTTCTTGCGATCCTCATCACTCATCACATGTGGAGGTTTCGTACCGAGAACGCCGCGGACAACTCCCTTCTCGCCGTGCAGAAGAACACGCTGGCTTACCAGAACCGGATTATACCAGCCGCCGATACCAACAAACCTGATAAAACCATGATCATCCACAAACTGGACCATCAGACCGATCTCATCCATGTGGGCAGCGAGCATGATCTTAAAATCATCGCCCTTCTTTACGGCGATCAGATTTCCCATCTTATCGGTCGTGACCTCATCAACGAAAGGTGCAACCTCATCTCTGATAATTTTTGCAACCGACGACTCAAATCCCGAAATACCATGGGCATTCGAAAGCTTCTGTAATAATACACTGATTTCTGTAACTTCCATACAACTTCACTCCATAACTTTTGCAATTCTCTCAAGAGCTGCTTTGATATTTTTCTGCGACGTCGCATAACTCATGCGGGCATAACCAACGCCCGCACTGCCAAACGCAGTACCGGGCGTGATAATAACTCCCGCATTCACAATTTTCATAACCGTTTCTGCATCAATCTTCGGGAACGCATAAAACGCACCGTCAGGTTTGTTCACCGGAATGCCAAGGTCCGTAAGTCCTGCGATAAGCAGATTTCTTCTCGCCTCATACTCCTTCTTCATCGCAGCAACCGAGTCCTGCGGACCTGCATATGCTTCAAGAGCCGCATACTGGGCGATCGAGGTCGCACACGCAAGTGTGTACTGCTGAACTTTGATCACTTCGTGAACGATCTCTTCACTCGCCGCAAGAAAACCGATCCGCCATCCGGTCATTGCATAGGTCTTGCTTGCTGCATTGACCGTCACGACGTTGTCACCGAAGGTTGCGGCACTCACGAACTTGGTGCTGCCGTAACAGAACTTTTCGTACACCTCATCGCTGATGACGGTCACATCATAATCGGCAGCCGACTCAACGATCGCACGAATGGTTTCGGGAGTCTCTACCATGCCGGTCGGGTTTGCCGGACTGTTCAGAACAAACACCTTTGCTTTCGGGTCCGACATATGTTCTTTGATGGTCTCAACATCCAGATGAAGATCAGGCCGGAGAGCTACCGGATCGGGAACGCCGCCGGCAAGAGTGGTGAGTGCTCCATACGAGACAAAGCCGGGATTATTGAAGATGACTTTTTCGCCTGAGTCAATCAAGGACTGAATCGCAATATTGAGTGCGCCGGATCCTCCGGCGGTGATGACGACGTTTCCTGCATTGCAGGAAATGTTGTTCTCCCGCGAGAGTTTTGCGGCAACTGCTGCACGCAGTTCGTCAACTCCTGCGTTGTTGGTGTATCCGGTTTTTCCCCCGGCAAGGGCTGCGACTGCTGCGGCCTTGATATTTTCCGGCGTGTCGAAGTCAGGCTGGCCGAGTCCCATGTTGATGGCGTCCGGTCCCGCTCCTTCAAACATTTTGCGGATACCTGAGATGTCAATTGCGGTTACACGTTTTGCAAACTGGGTCATGGTCTTACTCGATGTTGGTGTGGCGGCGTTTCAGATCGCTTTCTTCGGTTTTGGTCATGTCCATTAGGGTGGAGATGACAGCGTCGCCGAACATGAGGGAGCTTGTTTCAAAGATGGTGCCAAGCGGGGCGAACGAGCGGTGTTCGCCAAGCATCTGGCGGATCTCATACTCATGGGCGTCGCAGCTGACAGGATCTCTCTGGGTTTCGATCTTGATGACGAAGTCGGCGATTTTGCCGATGCGTGAGTCAGGGTTGGAGGAGATCAGGGCGACTTTTACACCGAGGCTTTTTGCGGTTTCGGCGATGTCGCCGATGGTTTTGGTGTTGCCGGAGCCGGAGAAGGCAACGATCAGATCGCCTTCACCGATTGCAGGAGTTATTGTCTCGCCAACGACATACGAAGTGAGACCCATGTGCATCAGACGCATGGCAAAGGATTTTGCAACCAGTCCGCTACGGCCTGCTCCCATTACATAGATGCGTTTTGCGTCAAGGATTGCCGCAAGGAATGCATCAATTTCACCGCTGGAGATCTGTCGGGCGATGGCATCGATTCGGGATGCCATTAAACTCATCATATTTTTGACTGAGGCTCCGTGAGTCATACTGCTACTATATGGGTTGTGCAAATAGATGAGAGTATGGTGTTTGGGATGATTTGTTCGGGAGGGAGGGGTGTGATCATTGTTTGGAACTTGGTTTTGTTGGGCGGGATTCTCTGTCCTTGGTTGCGTTTGGAATAACCACGGAACGCACAGAAATTTCACAGAGCTTCACGGAAAAGAAAAAAATGCACGGAGAACGCCTGCGGCGCCGGAATGCACGGAAAAATTACCGAGATAATTTATTTTATTTACTCTCAAAATATGAAAAATATATTCCGTGCATTCCGGCGCCGCAGGCGTTCTCCGTGCATTCAGTGAAGCTCTGTGTGCTCTGTGCATTCCGTGGTTACTCCAAGCGAGATCAAGGACAAAAAAGAAAAAAATCAGACATGCGGGATCTCCGTATGTCCCGCAATCTCACTACTGACCGTCGCAAGGTCGTCGACCGAAAGATCATGAATATCTACATGACCGGTTACGCGGGCAAACACCCGCAGCTCCTCAGTTGACACCGCAAAAAAGTTCGCGACCCGCAATGCTCCTTCATCAATCGAAAGATTTGCACGAAGGGTCTCATCCTGCGTTGCAATTCCTGCAGGGCATCTGCCATTATGACAGACGCGATGACGGTTACAGCCAAGAGCAATCAGTGCCGCAGAAGAAACAGCAACCGCGTCCGCGCCAAGCGCAAGAGCCTTCACAAAATCTTTGCTCGTCCGAAGACCGCCCGTGATAACCAGATCAATTTCGGGAGCGTGCTCACGCAAAAACTTCGCAGCTCTTGCGAGAGCATACACCGTTGGAACGCTTGACGCATCCTTCAAAAACTTCGGCGAAGAGCCTGTTGCCCCGCCGCGTCCGTCGATCGTGACAAAATCCGGATTAGCCGCAACAATAAACGCGAGATCCTCCTCGACATGGCCTGCGGCAATCTTCACCCCGATCGGTCTGCCGCCGCTTCGATCTCGAAGAGATGCGATCAGACTCTTCAGATTCTCAGGAGTATTGAGTCCCGGAAAGTGCGAAGGACTCACCACATCCTCGCCGACCGGTTTTCCCCGGATTTTGGC from Methanorbis rubei includes the following:
- a CDS encoding winged helix-turn-helix transcriptional regulator, with protein sequence MRRWILILCLLGILLSGTGMVSAEMVGNYTIWDMEISPMYEEIVPIDDGKEIVLVEGWGYLEIWRQIVITDLVAIFEGTVLEWPLIIFSPVIFALLGFISVFIYTSRKNQKISLPQEKILAYLHDNSGSTQQQIISAVGASRGSVCYHLHALEKQNKIHPVTRDGRSFYYTSKDPGDMLEQTIHYLLSREKSGKFLQTLYLHPGITRKELAGQLGITPATVRWYLIRYMDERVCRTEKCGKEYCYSLTDEAREICERFAEESVAGKKDQERYE
- a CDS encoding geobacillin-26 family protein (This protein is homologous to geobacillin 26, a large bacteriocin (245 amino acids) that was found in the thermophile Geobacillus sp. 15, and that has an unknown mechanism of action.): MKKTKMKTITVMICLCLIFSLFPGVFAQEPTVNQTFTYEGITYAVDISYTSTGERVSTVTGGGTISTSVFYPSNNTVILEEKYIDTGISTVIIISDEQQISSYPNSLSTLSIQADSFSGSSLWFGVRYTFYPGNKLWEISNTDRVGKVCFENAQNTADLNGFKEAVDSCLLAEAAFAATASAADLALVPVGIGALTGVGIGIGALVSAVTAAGMGLAAAIALVQAYIAAQDANYHYARV
- a CDS encoding winged helix-turn-helix transcriptional regulator, whose protein sequence is MHFRSLKKMGINLGIPVLITTILFSCSSCCVSAEIMQNYTIGGIEVSLINEPLVPIDDGTEIHTVSDFESLTVVKDHIIFQIYQISKNTPFEGLVIILSPIIFILLGFFGILRFTSNKKREESQLPEKIISYIKNHPGCTQKQLIESMNCSRGSVCYHLNKLLDKPNKLQRIYSGSIPQYYLATVKDIDKDPLEEGIRQLLSRKKSGRLLKALYEHPNATRKELAASLNVLPKTIHWYIHTYADERIIIIEKNSSEYRYSLTNEATQIYERLTKISCEEPVPRAST
- a CDS encoding M42 family metallopeptidase — protein: MEVTEISVLLQKLSNAHGISGFESSVAKIIRDEVAPFVDEVTTDKMGNLIAVKKGDDFKIMLAAHMDEIGLMVQFVDDHGFIRFVGIGGWYNPVLVSQRVLLHGEKGVVRGVLGTKPPHVMSDEDRKKPVGFEDMFIDVGATSPEEVEALGISVGTPVTIDREFAQLSGTVVTGKAFDNRAGCAMLIGALREMETKHTIYAVFTVQEEVGLKGAKTSSFTLNPDVAIATDVTIPGDSPGIERRKAPVFMGKGPVVVAVSASGRGHIADPRVVSWLVKTGKKFDIPVQVEVGDGGNTDASAINFERGGIPSVPVSVPARYIHSPVEVVDLRDVQAGISLIAKAVATQPKLRS
- a CDS encoding pyridoxal phosphate-dependent aminotransferase, with amino-acid sequence MTQFAKRVTAIDISGIRKMFEGAGPDAINMGLGQPDFDTPENIKAAAVAALAGGKTGYTNNAGVDELRAAVAAKLSRENNISCNAGNVVITAGGSGALNIAIQSLIDSGEKVIFNNPGFVSYGALTTLAGGVPDPVALRPDLHLDVETIKEHMSDPKAKVFVLNSPANPTGMVETPETIRAIVESAADYDVTVISDEVYEKFCYGSTKFVSAATFGDNVVTVNAASKTYAMTGWRIGFLAASEEIVHEVIKVQQYTLACATSIAQYAALEAYAGPQDSVAAMKKEYEARRNLLIAGLTDLGIPVNKPDGAFYAFPKIDAETVMKIVNAGVIITPGTAFGSAGVGYARMSYATSQKNIKAALERIAKVME
- the hxlB gene encoding 6-phospho-3-hexuloisomerase, whose translation is MSLMASRIDAIARQISSGEIDAFLAAILDAKRIYVMGAGRSGLVAKSFAMRLMHMGLTSYVVGETITPAIGEGDLIVAFSGSGNTKTIGDIAETAKSLGVKVALISSNPDSRIGKIADFVIKIETQRDPVSCDAHEYEIRQMLGEHRSFAPLGTIFETSSLMFGDAVISTLMDMTKTEESDLKRRHTNIE
- a CDS encoding glutamate synthase-related protein is translated as MAEYQCGVCGYVFSETDTTTFSELPKTWKCPVCLAATSQFSCTSVPVAETEYLGNSVVDEIHYLATTGKSITEPMDTLMRVPSFDDILVLGAQLASQPLDDGSFVNVRTIIGRHAKKPMVLETPMYISHMSFGALSREAKIALAKGSALAKTAMCSGEGGILPEEKAASYKYIFEYVPNLYSVTDLNLSEADAIEIKIGQGTKPGMGGHLPGKKVTEEIAKIRGKPVGEDVVSPSHFPGLNTPENLKSLIASLRDRSGGRPIGVKIAAGHVEEDLAFIVAANPDFVTIDGRGGATGSSPKFLKDASSVPTVYALARAAKFLREHAPEIDLVITGGLRTSKDFVKALALGADAVAVSSAALIALGCNRHRVCHNGRCPAGIATQDETLRANLSIDEGALRVANFFAVSTEELRVFARVTGHVDIHDLSVDDLATVSSEIAGHTEIPHV